AATCGATTCGTTTCTGTTTGGTTCATGGTATTCCTCCCGTAGTTTATGGCGCTCGGAATTGAACGCCGCGGGGAGTTATACACTGATTTTAAATGTTTTTCCGCCGCGTAGCGGCTTCGTCCAACAATTGCATCCAGCCGACGCCGGGTAAATACGGCGGATTTCTTGCTTAATTTGTGGCGGCGTCGGCTGATGCAGGCCGTTTAGCTGGAACATGTACTTTATCTTTGTTGCTGTGCTTTGGCTGAGTAGTTACATGAGTTTTCTTTAGGCAAGAGAGGAATCTGGAATGGGAAAAGCGCCACGGGAATATCAGGTGGCAAAACTCCCCGAACCTATCGAGATCGACGGGAACTGGATTTCATCAGCAAACCTATAATTTTGGAATGTTATAATTTACCCCGGAGTTAGCCATGATTGATGAGTTGGAAAAGAGAAAATTCTGGCGCCTTGAATGCCCTGTGGAAGTTACGGCCGAGATTGTATCTGCTCAGGAGGTGGCGAAAGGCCTGCCTCGACTGCATATCAAAAGCCGAAATATTTCAAAAGGCGGGATCTGTCTCGAAACAAAGTCCATCGAGGTGGATGGCGTCAACTTGCTTTCAGGATCTCCCTTTGCGCGGGAAAACCGTTTACACCTCATTATAGAGATCACCCCTGAAGAGCCACCGTTGGTGGCAACAGGTGAGGTTCGATGGTATGACATTGCCCATGACATCCCCGACTTCATCTGTCGGTTGGGGGTTGCATTCATAGAGATCAAGGACGGTGGGAAAGATCAGCTTGCAAGGTTTCTGGAAAAACATCAAAACAAAAAGGGATATTTTCATAAATTATTGAATAAGGGATGAAAAAAGGTAAGTGAAAAAAGAATAATGGAGATTCTTGATGGCACAAAATTGCTCACTAAACTTCGAGAGGGTTGAGGGGGGAACATAGGACTATCAAGAAAAATCTTCAACTAACCAGTCAATTCAGGCGACGGGAAGAGGTGCAGTGTTTTGACGGGCTCGCTCATTGTCCCCGCGCCTGATTTCCAACGTTGAATCCGAAGGGATTAAAGAAGTTGGACTCTCTGAAATAGCTATAATGGGAGGTGGAAGTATGCGGATCATCAGAATGTTAGCTGCGATCTTTTTCACTTTTTCACTTTTTGGGTGTGCTACATTAAAGGTAGTGCCTGAGCCCAAAAAAATTACATTTGAAGAGGCAATGGAGCAAGTCGCTAATGGCCTTAATAGGATGTATGACATTGGTAAAGATCACCCAAAATCTGGTCTCACTCCATCCGAGGTTACGATCGAATTCAACATTTCAGCTGATGCTGCAGATAAAGGTAAACTCTCTATTGAGGCAGGCGCCAACGTTTTAGATGTCTTACAAGTAACTAAGGTAGGTGCAGAAGCTGGCTCGGAAATCAAAGCTTCTCGTGGAAATAAAATCACAATCAAGTTTACCAATCTATTTTTGTCGACAAATAAGGACTCGCTTATCATGGTCAAGAAACCTGAGGAGATATCAACGCTCTTACGAATTCTCAAAGATGCTGGTTATGAGCCGATCTATAAAAGTCGATAATAAATAGAGCGATGTTCGCATCTGACAGATAACAGAACGGGGAAACAAGGAGTGACATTTAATGCATAACCCATCATTCCAGCGGACTCGCTTCGCTCGCCGCTGAATTCAACGTTCCGCGCGACTGCGTCACGCGGAATCGCGGCGCTGACTTCGTCAAGTGCCTTGCCCCGGCTGCGCTCGTTGGATGTCCGCAGGCGAGCCTGCTCCCATCCGCCGTGCTCGCGGGTCAGCGCCGCGATTGGGATAAAATTAAAGAGGGATTGTCATGACATCTAAGCTGAGTTACTAAATCATTACCCCTATTGGTGAGGAAGTCATAATAACAATGCTTTCGAGAAACTTGAAGATATGATAGATGCATATCTGTAAGAAGGCTGGAGACCTGTTGGAAAAGTTTCAGTGTCATCTGTAGTATGCTCTAAAACCGCTGGTTCAACAAAAAACGCATGGTTTCCGTGTGCAACGCAGGCCATTATCCTTGATAACAGATTAATAAAATTTAAAATTTATGGGGAAATGCTATGCAAAAACAACTCACTGCAATTATTGAGCGCGAAGGTAACGGTTATGTTTCACTTTGTCCGGAACTCGATATTGCCAGTCAAGGCGATACTATAGAGGAAGCCCGTATAAACCTTCGAGAAGCTCTAGAGCTTTTCTTTGAAACAGCCTCACCGTCTGAAATTCAAACAAGATTACATGAGGAGGTCTATATA
This sequence is a window from Syntrophales bacterium. Protein-coding genes within it:
- a CDS encoding PilZ domain-containing protein; translated protein: MIDELEKRKFWRLECPVEVTAEIVSAQEVAKGLPRLHIKSRNISKGGICLETKSIEVDGVNLLSGSPFARENRLHLIIEITPEEPPLVATGEVRWYDIAHDIPDFICRLGVAFIEIKDGGKDQLARFLEKHQNKKGYFHKLLNKG
- a CDS encoding type II toxin-antitoxin system HicB family antitoxin, yielding MQKQLTAIIEREGNGYVSLCPELDIASQGDTIEEARINLREALELFFETASPSEIQTRLHEEVYITQVEVAVG